AGAAAGGTGGAGACTTGTCATATAGGATAGAATTAGATGTTAAAATAAGAGAAGTAAAAGAAGTTGCTGATAACATAAATGAATTTCTTGATGCTATTGAGGGAATTGTTAGGAAGAGTAAGAAAACCTTCAAGGATATTGAGGAAGAAACACAGGTTTTGCTTGAACTTGAGAGTGAGGTTGTAAAGGTAAAAGAGGTTATAATGGATCAGAGTGAAGTTAGGCAGATGATAGAAGAGATTAATGCTATGACAGGTGAGGTTGGAACAACTGTGGAGGAGATGCTAAGATCGTTTGAGAGCATAAAAAACAACATTGGTAGACAGTATACAATGATAGAGGAAATAACTAGTATGATAGAAGAAACGATAATGACGGTAAGCAACATAGGCAAAAGGATAGAAAAAGCAAACGAATTACTCTCATCACTTCGTGATGAAGCACTAAAGAGCAGTGCAAGCGTTAGAAAGAATGTTGAAGAGGTGAGAGATGTAGATATATCCTTGAAGAATATCTTAGAAGTAGTGAACGTGATAAAGGAGATAAGCGATAGGATAGAGGTATTGTCAATGAATGCAGGAATAGAAGCAGCACATGCTGGTGAGGCAGGTAGGGGATTTGCAGTTGTAGCAGGAGAAATGGGAAGTCTTGCGGAAGATAGCAGAAAGAAAGCAGTAGAAGTAGAAAAGATAGTTAGAGATGTGATAGGTAGAATTAAGGAAAGTATGGAAAGAGTAGAAGAGAATGGTGAGAAATTTGTAAGAATAGCCGAGAGGGTTAAGGAAATAAGCATGTTTGTAGAAGAAATAAACACCAGCATGTTTGAGGTAGAGAAAACCAATAAAATGGTTATGAGCACAGTAGGTAATCTCACAAACCATAGCGAAAGTATAAGAGTAGCAATGGAGGAAGGCAAAACTGGCATGGAAGAAGTAGTAAAAGCAGTAGGCGAAGTAAACGATGCAACAAGCAACCTAAATGATAAGTTTAGTAATCTGTATAGCGTGATGACTAGCACAGTTGAAGTATTGAGTAGAGCAAGTGAAAGATTACCAGAGATAGTTCAAAGTCTTAAGACACTCGGTGAGGATTTAGGAAAATTTAGGGTAAGGGAACTAGAGTCTGTAAGAAAGATTGCTTTAGCTGAGTAATTTCTAAAAACAACGTCCTACCTAATACCAATATACAGTTCCGTCTGTGCTTAAAAGCATAAGCCCCTTATAGCTAAACCGCAAATTTAGCTAGAAAGCCTCATCCACAATGGTTTATCATATTTTAGAGAGGTAGTGTAATGACAATAATATCCATTCTGCTAGGTATCCTCTTCTTGGGAATCATAGTTCTTGT
The sequence above is a segment of the Brevinematia bacterium genome. Coding sequences within it:
- a CDS encoding methyl-accepting chemotaxis protein; this encodes MDKLKIGFTTKIAIILGLIIFALVFLVINLTLSTVYSNFNQHLEKVIASINEGAKEDLFGRMVSTIEAYGDYILQNKVDEYKFFKEVIEKSLYQKDDAYSIVKSENGGFLLSCFYYDGQKFHSKDPAFSEDLDLTFTLTSRMKDKKTRKDVFFSSTKRGFVYFYILDKGVIGGRILPGVFNNKFLKSIFGKSSLFHGVKVTSKSENYFSDKGILVRALEYTPQSSLDKVYENLSARLKDKTGVTYEVFGSEIAFLIRNEYVSFIHEQIIIFPLTYIFPMREIELSLLSSLPIVLSIIVLVILVNNRILRRITSLSQRVADLGKKGGDLSYRIELDVKIREVKEVADNINEFLDAIEGIVRKSKKTFKDIEEETQVLLELESEVVKVKEVIMDQSEVRQMIEEINAMTGEVGTTVEEMLRSFESIKNNIGRQYTMIEEITSMIEETIMTVSNIGKRIEKANELLSSLRDEALKSSASVRKNVEEVRDVDISLKNILEVVNVIKEISDRIEVLSMNAGIEAAHAGEAGRGFAVVAGEMGSLAEDSRKKAVEVEKIVRDVIGRIKESMERVEENGEKFVRIAERVKEISMFVEEINTSMFEVEKTNKMVMSTVGNLTNHSESIRVAMEEGKTGMEEVVKAVGEVNDATSNLNDKFSNLYSVMTSTVEVLSRASERLPEIVQSLKTLGEDLGKFRVRELESVRKIALAE